Proteins from a single region of Chaetodon trifascialis isolate fChaTrf1 chromosome 10, fChaTrf1.hap1, whole genome shotgun sequence:
- the LOC139337558 gene encoding phosphatidylinositol N-acetylglucosaminyltransferase subunit Y, whose protein sequence is MFSLSMMVGLVPIVSLFGLFYSAAVDENFPQGCTSSNSLCFYSLLLPVTIPVYVFFHLWSWMGIKLFRHN, encoded by the coding sequence ATGTTCTCCCTGTCCATGATGGTGGGGCTCGTCCCGATAGTGTCTCTCTTCGGTCTGTTCTACTCTGCCGCGGTGGATGAGAACTTCCCTCAAGGCTGCACCAGCAGCAACAGTCTGTGTTTCTACAGCCTGCTGCTGCCGGTCACCATCCCCGTCTACGTCTTCTTCCACCTCTGGAGCTGGATGGGGATTAAGCTCTTCAGGCACAATTAA
- the pyurf gene encoding protein preY, mitochondrial, with translation MFRNVLGRLVTETVRVHRYVTRVPLIRREAAACVPVRSFSDVKDEVQQSFDASLLQFLVCPLSKKPLRYEAKTNELINDELGIAYPIVGGIPNMIPQEARLIQKDADTSTTPKQE, from the exons ATGTTTCGGAATGTTTTGGGTAGACTGGTGACAGAAACTGTTCGTGTTCACCGCTATGTGACAAGAGTACCTTTAATACGGAGGGAAGCAGCCGCCTGTGTGCCGGTCAGGAGCTTCTCGGACGTGAAGGACGAGGTGCAGCAGTCTTTTGACGCCTCCCTGCTCCAGTTCCTGGTCTGTCCGCTGTCCAAGAAGCCGCTGAG GTACGAGGCTAAAACCAATGAGCTGATCAACGACGAGCTTGGCATCGCCTATCCCATCGTTGGTGGCATCCCCAACATGATCCCTCAGGAAGCCAGGCTCATTCAGAAAGACGCAGATACTTCAACCACACCAAAGCAGGAGTAG